The Streptomyces hundungensis genome contains the following window.
TGCGGCGGGGTCGTGCGGTCCGGTCCCGGCGAGTTCCAGGGCGAGCGCGACCGAGGCCCTGCGCCGGCCCACGTCGTCGTTGAGGTAGCCGTACAGCGGCTCGAAGCGCCGGTCCACATCGGGGGCGAGCGCCGCCACCAGGAGCCGTACGTCGAGGGCGGTCAGCCCGAAGCCGCCGGTCAGCGCGGTGACCCGGTCGCCCGGCGCGGGCGCGAACGAGTCGTCCGGGGCCGGGGGCGGGGGCGCGGGGGAGTCGGCGAGGCGGGCCGCGGTCTCGGCGGAGACGTACAGGCCCCGCAGCGGGTCCTGGGCGGTGGGATCGTCGGCGGAACGGGCCGCGACCAGGGAAGCGACCGTGGCCCGCAGGTGGTCGAGCCGGAGCAGCAGGGCGACAGCGGCCTCGTTCACCGGGACCCACCCTCCTGCGGGGTCCGCATCAGGCGGGGCTTCGCGTCGTCGGGCACGCCGTCGCGGCCGCGTACGGTGATCACGCCCTCGGTGACCGGCGGCGCGACCGGGTACACCGGGGTGACCGGGAACGGCGTGGTGATCACCACGTCGAGCGAGGGCTTCAGCTCGCCGCCGAGCGCCGACCAGATGTCGGCCAGCGAACGCGACTCCGCCGGCGGCACCGCGACGGTGATCGGGAGCGCCACCTTGTAGGCGTCGAGCGCCCGCGGCACGTGCTCCTGCGGCAGCATCTCGTGCGGCAGCAGACACGCCAACACCCCCGAAAGCAGGCGGTGTTCGTCCTCGGGGCGGCTGGTCCACGCGGTGAGCAGATAGGAGAGCCGGAACCAGCGCGGGGGCTGCCGCCTGCGCAGGACCACCCCGTTGGCGTCGCGTTCCGCGTACGAGCCGCGCTCGCGGCGGGCCACGTCCTCGCGGATGTCGTAGAGGTAGGCGTTGAGGGTGGGGGTGTTGCGCCGGGCCGCCCAGTCCCGGGTGGGCGCCTCGAAGACGACCTCCCCCGTTCCCTCGGGCAGCGCCCCGCCGCGCAGGATGCGCCGCAGCGCCTCGTCGATTTCGTGGATCATTGAGCCAGTTTCCCGAGTTCCCGGACCCGCCGCGCCGAACGGGCGCGACGGTGAGTGAGCGGTGCGGGCCCGCGGCGGCCGACGTCGTGACGGCGCGGGCCGTCGCGGCTAGATGTAGCCCTCGCGCAGCGCGTAGGCGACGGCGTGCGCGCGGTTGGTGAGCTGGAGGCGGGTCATGAGCGCGTGCAGGATGTTCTTGACGGTCCGCTCCGAGTAGGCGAGCTTCTCGGAGATCTGCCGGGTGTCGAGGCCCTCGGCGACCAGACGCAGCACGTCGACCTCGCGCGGCGCCATCCCGAAGAGCGGGGCCGCCGACGAGGAACCGGCGGACGCGGAGGTGGTCTCCGAGCGGCGCAGCCGTCCGACCTGCACGAGCAGCCGGCTGATCAGGTCCGGCGGCAGCTCCCCCTCGCCGCGCGCCGCACTGTGCACGGCCTTCAACAGGCGCTGTTCGGTGGCCTGGTGGCGCCACAGGATGGCCCGCACCCCGTATTCGACCACCGTCAGCAGATCGGGCTCGCGCAGTTCGCGGGCTATGAGCACCACGCGCTGCTCACCGCCGCGCACCACGCGGCGCAGCTCCGCGGAGGCCGTGTCGTCGACCTGGTCGACGAGCATGACGGCCACCGCGGGATCGGCCGGGCGGCCGTCCGTCTCGCGGCTCTCCCGGGTGTCCCGCAGGACCTCTACCGTCGGCTGATGCTGGAGGTGGCTGATGACCCCGGCCCGGCTCAGCGGATCGGAGGCGTGAACGGTCACCGTGACACGATTCGCGAGCAATGGCATTCCCTGTCCTTTCCTTCCCCGTGCGTACCGACCCGCACAGCTTGGGCGGCCCCGATCAACAGCGAATCAACAACCGTTGAATGGGCCACGGATCCTGCCGACAGGGAGGAAAGACGTCAGAAAAAGAGGTGTCTGCGCGCGCAGGGCACGGGGGTCTCCTGGGGCTCCGCCCCAGACCCCGTTCGCGCCTCAACGGCGCTCGTCCTCAATCTCCCCCAAGGCCTTAAGGGCCAGGGGGGACCCCCATGACGGGCTGAGGTGGCCGATGCTGGCCAGCACCGAGCATTTAAGGGGCGCGGGGAACTGCGCGACCAGCCACCCACGGCCCGCAGCCGAGAGGGGGTTTAGGGGCGCGGGGAACTGCGCGACCAGCCACGCACGGCCCGCAGCTGAAGACGGGTTTTCAGGGGCACGAGGAACTGCGCGAGAAGCGGGCACGGCTCGCAGCCGAGAGCGGGTTTCAGGGGCGCGGGGAACTGCGCGAGAAGCGGGCACGGTCCGCAGGGGAGAGGGGGTTACAGGGGCGCGGGGAACTGCGCAAGGATCGGGCACCTTGCGCAACCCGCCCCCCCCGCGTTACGCGTTACGCGGGCTTCTCCTCCAGGCGCGGGAAGAGCACCGCACCCTTGGTGACCTTCGCGCCCGGCGTCAACGCGCCCCAGACGCCTGCCTCTTGGACCCGCTGATCGGCCAGCGAACCCAGCGCGGCCTCGGCGCCGAGCGAGTCCCACAGCTGCTGAGAGGTGTCCGGCATCACCGGGTTGAGCAGTACCGCGACCCCGCGCAGCGCCTCGGCGGCGGTGTACAGGATCGTCGCGAGCCGCGCCCGGCCCGCGTCGGACTCGTCCTTGGCGACCTTCCACGGCTCCTGTTCCGTGAGGTAGC
Protein-coding sequences here:
- a CDS encoding DUF4255 domain-containing protein produces the protein MIHEIDEALRRILRGGALPEGTGEVVFEAPTRDWAARRNTPTLNAYLYDIREDVARRERGSYAERDANGVVLRRRQPPRWFRLSYLLTAWTSRPEDEHRLLSGVLACLLPHEMLPQEHVPRALDAYKVALPITVAVPPAESRSLADIWSALGGELKPSLDVVITTPFPVTPVYPVAPPVTEGVITVRGRDGVPDDAKPRLMRTPQEGGSR
- a CDS encoding helix-turn-helix transcriptional regulator, giving the protein MPLLANRVTVTVHASDPLSRAGVISHLQHQPTVEVLRDTRESRETDGRPADPAVAVMLVDQVDDTASAELRRVVRGGEQRVVLIARELREPDLLTVVEYGVRAILWRHQATEQRLLKAVHSAARGEGELPPDLISRLLVQVGRLRRSETTSASAGSSSAAPLFGMAPREVDVLRLVAEGLDTRQISEKLAYSERTVKNILHALMTRLQLTNRAHAVAYALREGYI